The Mycolicibacterium smegmatis genome has a window encoding:
- a CDS encoding PAS domain S-box protein, translated as MELLQQMPALVVLERFPVPVLAIAEDGSILFANSAFAEMVGRSTDDVKALPFAEIFHSLPADDSAVSVMRAHADLVVELKHDDGSIVRALMSKSALLRGDDPVALACFQDLTEKLWTEEL; from the coding sequence ATGGAGCTGCTGCAGCAGATGCCCGCGCTCGTGGTGCTCGAGCGGTTTCCGGTGCCGGTGCTCGCGATCGCCGAGGACGGTTCGATCCTGTTCGCCAACAGCGCGTTTGCCGAGATGGTGGGACGCAGCACCGACGACGTGAAGGCCCTGCCGTTCGCCGAGATCTTCCACTCGCTGCCCGCCGACGATTCGGCGGTGTCCGTGATGCGCGCCCATGCCGACCTGGTCGTCGAACTCAAGCACGACGACGGCTCGATCGTGCGGGCGCTGATGAGCAAGTCGGCGCTTCTGCGCGGCGACGATCCGGTCGCGCTCGCGTGCTTCCAGGACCTCACCGAGAAGCTGTGGACCGAGGAACTCTGA
- a CDS encoding MerR family transcriptional regulator — MEELTVGEVAKRFRITVRTLHHYDEIGLLSPSRRVTSGYRVYTPADLTRLSQIIVYRRLEFSLDEIASLLDEGDAVSHLLRQRERVMARLGEMKDLVAAIDQALEKAMTNTPMTDDDMRELFGEGFDDYQAEAERKFGDTAEWKESQRRTKSYSKGQWIQLKDEGEAVEKALADAFRGGLAPDSEVAMDAAEQHRLHVNRWFYDCPPDFHRKLGDMYVSDPAYVARYDESFGLPGLAAFCRDAIHANADRAGGDVTG; from the coding sequence GTGGAGGAACTCACGGTCGGTGAGGTCGCCAAGCGATTTCGCATCACGGTGCGCACCCTTCACCACTACGACGAGATCGGGTTGCTGAGCCCCAGCCGGCGTGTGACCTCGGGTTACCGGGTCTACACGCCGGCCGACCTGACACGGCTGTCGCAGATCATCGTGTACCGCCGGCTCGAGTTCTCGCTCGACGAGATCGCGAGCCTGCTCGACGAGGGTGATGCGGTCAGCCACCTGCTCCGTCAGCGAGAACGCGTCATGGCACGCCTCGGCGAGATGAAGGACCTCGTCGCGGCCATCGATCAGGCATTGGAGAAGGCGATGACCAACACCCCCATGACCGACGACGACATGCGTGAACTGTTCGGCGAGGGCTTCGACGACTACCAGGCCGAGGCCGAGCGCAAGTTCGGTGACACGGCCGAGTGGAAGGAATCCCAGCGGCGGACGAAGTCCTACAGCAAGGGGCAGTGGATCCAGCTCAAGGACGAGGGGGAAGCGGTGGAGAAGGCCCTGGCGGACGCCTTCCGAGGTGGGCTCGCACCCGACTCCGAAGTGGCCATGGACGCCGCCGAACAGCACCGGCTGCACGTGAACCGCTGGTTCTACGACTGCCCGCCCGATTTTCACCGCAAGCTGGGCGACATGTACGTCAGCGACCCGGCGTACGTCGCACGGTACGACGAATCCTTCGGGCTTCCCGGACTTGCCGCGTTCTGTCGCGACGCCATCCATGCGAACGCCGACCGTGCGGGCGGCGATGTGACCGGCTAA
- a CDS encoding ScbR family autoregulator-binding transcription factor, whose product MARQARAGVTRRKIITAAVDLFAEIGYPATGLGEIIERADMTKGALYYHFDSKEALAEAIIAESGASMLAAFQNITETSSPALENLIHGLFVVCDFTRTDRVADIGLHLLQTFAGINDTTARVYASWLDAISAQLHRAAAEGDLREGLDPGAVADVVLSALLGAEALTRAGTSGTDLRERLVRTWDLLLPALVEPASLDYFREFLARESMRRSPGTD is encoded by the coding sequence GTGGCACGTCAAGCCCGCGCCGGTGTCACCCGACGCAAGATCATCACCGCCGCCGTCGACCTTTTCGCTGAAATCGGCTATCCGGCAACCGGATTGGGCGAGATCATCGAGCGCGCCGACATGACCAAGGGTGCGCTGTACTACCACTTCGACTCCAAGGAGGCCCTCGCCGAGGCCATCATCGCCGAAAGTGGGGCAAGCATGCTCGCGGCCTTCCAGAACATCACCGAAACGTCGTCCCCGGCGCTGGAGAACCTCATCCACGGACTGTTCGTGGTGTGCGACTTCACCCGCACCGACCGGGTCGCCGACATCGGCCTTCACCTCTTGCAGACCTTCGCGGGTATCAACGACACGACCGCACGCGTGTATGCGAGCTGGCTCGATGCGATCTCGGCACAGCTACACCGCGCCGCTGCTGAAGGTGACCTGCGTGAAGGTCTGGATCCCGGGGCCGTGGCCGACGTGGTCCTGTCGGCGCTGCTCGGCGCCGAGGCGCTGACCCGTGCAGGCACGTCCGGCACGGATCTTCGCGAACGCCTCGTCCGCACCTGGGACCTGCTGCTGCCGGCCCTGGTCGAGCCCGCATCCCTCGACTACTTCCGCGAGTTCCTCGCACGCGAATCCATGCGGCGCTCCCCCGGCACCGATTAG
- a CDS encoding TetR/AcrR family transcriptional regulator: MTEQLDRRADLTRLQILQAASRQFARTPYSLVSLDDILADAQVTKGALYFHFRSKHALACAIVEYHAAQARDTTEDVAARNLSGLETLIDISYQLAVDDVSDPMTRAGLNLIESIGRTENLGAKVVTDWVARFSAIGRRAVSEGDLTPDSDPDVVARLLVSLYLGVRQTSELEDPQRFLQDLERSWQLVLPGIANPDRLGYLRQFIRRRTTLTARKAVPLHPEPPAHTRAGSA, encoded by the coding sequence GTGACTGAGCAGCTCGACCGCCGAGCAGACCTCACCCGGCTCCAGATCCTGCAGGCCGCGTCGCGGCAGTTCGCGCGCACCCCGTACAGCCTGGTAAGCCTCGATGACATCCTCGCCGACGCCCAGGTGACCAAGGGGGCGCTGTACTTCCATTTCCGCTCCAAGCACGCGCTGGCCTGCGCAATCGTCGAGTACCACGCCGCGCAGGCCCGCGACACCACCGAGGACGTCGCCGCGCGCAATCTGTCCGGCCTCGAGACCCTCATCGACATCAGCTACCAACTCGCGGTCGACGACGTCAGCGACCCGATGACGCGTGCCGGGCTCAACCTGATCGAATCGATCGGACGCACCGAGAACCTCGGCGCGAAGGTTGTCACGGACTGGGTCGCGCGCTTCTCCGCGATCGGCCGCCGCGCCGTCTCCGAGGGTGATCTCACCCCAGACAGCGACCCGGACGTCGTGGCCCGGCTGCTGGTGTCGCTGTACCTGGGCGTCCGCCAGACCAGCGAACTGGAGGATCCACAACGGTTCCTGCAGGACCTGGAGCGCAGCTGGCAGCTCGTACTGCCGGGCATCGCCAACCCCGACCGGCTGGGCTACCTGCGGCAGTTCATCCGCCGCCGCACCACGTTGACGGCGCGCAAGGCCGTCCCGCTGCATCCCGAACCACCGGCGCACACGCGCGCCGGATCGGCGTGA
- a CDS encoding bifunctional diguanylate cyclase/phosphodiesterase, whose product MSESLDVLVTSVATQLMAVEAATSVSVSQQVLAELVSFFDVDVSFLRHNDHRAHATRLVAEWPPRPVDAATDPIAVVHFADADPVFAMAEHLKEPAVFRPEPLYDDYQRTIDVAGRHIPATSMACVPLLSGDVTTGVLGFVKFGDREWLPAELNALKAIASLFAQVQARIEAEERLRYLADHDHLTGLYNRRALMAHLEARLAPGQPGPVAVMFFDLDRLKAINDYLGHTAGDAFISILAQRLQRGDDAPKLIARLGGDEFVVVPDDPMSLDEATALAYRLQSVLRERVTVDGEMLTRTVSIGIAQGIPGKDSTSDVLNRADHAVLTAKGSGGNRVAVFSDAMAMEIDFRNDIELHLQSVIEGGALVLHYLPEIDMRTGEVLAAEALVRWEHPTRGLLSPDSFIGVAESINLAGELGRWVLRTACAEFSRWRANGVGRNIVLRINVSPVQLVTDGFVESVAGIMKEFGLPRGSVCLEITESVVVQDIETTRTTLTGLHNVGVQVAIDDFGTGYSVLSLLKSLPVDTLKIDRSFVAELGSNPGDLPIVRAVIALAGAFGLQLVAEGVETERAALTLLRHGCYRAQGFLLSKPILGSEMQTLLAKGRVPVHFSAAPRM is encoded by the coding sequence GTGTCCGAGAGCCTGGACGTGCTGGTCACGTCCGTCGCCACTCAGCTCATGGCAGTCGAGGCGGCCACCTCGGTGTCGGTCAGCCAGCAGGTGCTCGCCGAACTGGTGTCGTTCTTCGATGTCGATGTGAGCTTCCTGCGCCACAACGACCACCGCGCCCACGCCACGAGGCTCGTCGCCGAGTGGCCGCCGCGTCCGGTCGACGCCGCCACCGACCCGATCGCCGTCGTCCACTTCGCCGATGCCGACCCGGTGTTCGCCATGGCCGAACACCTCAAGGAACCCGCGGTGTTCCGGCCCGAACCGCTCTACGACGACTATCAGCGCACCATCGACGTGGCAGGCCGGCACATCCCCGCCACGTCGATGGCGTGCGTCCCGCTGCTCAGCGGCGACGTCACGACCGGTGTGCTGGGCTTCGTCAAGTTCGGCGACCGCGAGTGGCTGCCCGCAGAACTCAACGCGCTCAAGGCGATCGCGTCGTTGTTCGCGCAGGTGCAGGCCCGGATCGAGGCCGAGGAACGCCTGCGTTACCTGGCCGACCACGATCACCTGACCGGCCTGTACAACCGTCGCGCCCTGATGGCGCACCTGGAAGCGAGACTCGCTCCGGGACAACCCGGTCCGGTCGCGGTGATGTTCTTCGACCTGGACCGGCTGAAGGCGATCAACGACTACCTGGGTCACACCGCGGGTGACGCGTTCATCAGCATCCTCGCGCAGCGACTGCAACGCGGTGACGACGCTCCGAAGCTGATAGCGCGCCTCGGCGGCGACGAGTTCGTCGTCGTCCCCGACGATCCCATGTCGCTGGATGAGGCCACCGCGCTGGCCTACCGGCTGCAGTCGGTGCTGCGCGAACGCGTCACCGTCGACGGTGAGATGCTCACTCGAACCGTGAGCATCGGTATCGCACAAGGCATTCCGGGTAAGGATTCAACGTCCGACGTGCTCAACCGGGCCGACCACGCGGTATTGACGGCCAAGGGTTCCGGCGGCAACCGCGTCGCGGTCTTCTCCGACGCGATGGCCATGGAGATCGACTTCCGCAACGACATCGAACTGCACCTGCAGAGCGTGATCGAAGGCGGCGCACTGGTGCTGCACTACCTGCCGGAAATCGACATGCGCACCGGTGAGGTGCTGGCGGCAGAAGCGCTGGTCCGCTGGGAGCATCCCACCCGCGGCCTGCTGTCGCCCGACTCGTTCATCGGCGTGGCCGAATCGATCAACCTCGCAGGGGAACTGGGCCGGTGGGTGCTGCGCACGGCATGCGCCGAGTTCTCCCGGTGGCGGGCCAACGGCGTGGGCCGCAACATCGTCTTGCGGATCAACGTCTCACCGGTCCAGCTCGTGACCGACGGATTCGTCGAGTCGGTGGCGGGCATCATGAAAGAGTTCGGTCTGCCGCGCGGGTCGGTGTGTCTGGAGATCACCGAAAGCGTTGTGGTGCAGGACATCGAGACCACCCGCACCACGCTGACGGGTCTGCACAACGTCGGCGTCCAGGTGGCCATCGACGATTTCGGCACCGGTTACAGCGTGTTGTCGCTGCTGAAATCACTGCCGGTGGACACGCTGAAGATCGACCGCAGCTTCGTGGCCGAACTGGGCTCCAACCCGGGCGACCTTCCGATCGTGCGGGCCGTGATCGCGCTGGCGGGGGCCTTCGGACTACAACTGGTGGCCGAGGGCGTGGAGACCGAGCGCGCCGCGCTCACCCTGCTGCGCCACGGGTGTTACCGCGCGCAGGGGTTCCTGCTGTCCAAACCCATCCTGGGCAGTGAGATGCAGACCCTTCTTGCCAAAGGCCGTGTGCCGGTGCACTTCTCAGCTGCGCCTCGCATGTGA
- a CDS encoding Rv1355c family protein, whose amino-acid sequence MISDDHRFNLSPTGSPADDDSACTAVIIDPDTDAGRDALAQLRADARITVIDDCRQQQEALRSLVPAVEPDLLAEPTTWAYYPWRRCVVHLVGPRAFHRLRLDRNRNLISADEQQRLSDLRIGVIGLSVGHAIAHNLAVEGLCGELRLTDFDEIELPNLNRVPGTVFDLGVNKAVVAARRIAEIDPYLRVRVDLGGAQPESLGEFLDGLDVVVEECDSLDAKVLVREAARARKLPVLMATSDRGLLDVERFDLDPGRPILHGLVGDIDAARLAGLSSKDKVPHVLRILDAPQLSARMAASLVEVGKTLTTWPQLASEVVLGATVVADAVRRIGLGEPLASGRVRIDIGSTLDGIDDPLDTPPRPAPVLHEQSQAAPADVPGIIAHATSRAPSGGNVQPWDIKVDRDRVSLRLLTQYTSAMDVGYRGSAVALGAAAFNARVAAAAHGLRTRVEWSRGDEGTPLFATLPLTPGSDPESAALYEPMLQRETNRLRGDAEPIPADVLQALHTAAQREGARLTVLSDRSEMDSAARILAETDRIRYLTPTLHRQMISELRWPGDPDPDTGIDITTLGLDETDIVVLDILRRPEVMDKLADWGSGSALGDDTYERVTSSSALAVVSIRGRRLTDYAQAGSAVEAVWVAAQQHGVSVQPVSPVFLYAHNDGELQELSAGHAMRLRDLQYAFRQVTTTDRDESQALVLRFFFAPRPSIRSRRRALQGVRTS is encoded by the coding sequence ATGATCTCAGACGACCACCGATTCAACCTCTCTCCCACCGGCTCTCCCGCTGACGACGACTCCGCCTGTACTGCCGTCATCATCGACCCGGACACCGACGCCGGACGCGACGCGCTCGCGCAGCTGCGTGCCGACGCCCGGATCACGGTGATCGACGACTGTCGACAACAACAGGAAGCCCTGCGCAGCCTGGTTCCGGCGGTGGAACCGGACCTGCTCGCCGAACCGACGACCTGGGCGTACTACCCGTGGCGGCGCTGTGTGGTGCACCTGGTCGGCCCGCGCGCGTTCCACCGGCTGCGGCTCGACCGCAACCGCAACCTCATCAGCGCCGACGAGCAGCAGCGTCTGTCAGATCTGCGGATCGGGGTGATCGGCCTGAGCGTGGGCCACGCGATCGCCCACAACCTCGCGGTCGAGGGGCTGTGCGGAGAGTTGCGGCTGACCGATTTCGACGAGATCGAGCTGCCTAACCTGAATCGGGTACCGGGCACGGTGTTCGATCTCGGGGTCAACAAGGCGGTGGTCGCCGCACGCAGGATCGCCGAGATCGATCCGTACCTGCGCGTGCGGGTCGATCTCGGCGGTGCGCAACCGGAATCACTCGGTGAGTTCCTCGACGGTCTGGACGTCGTCGTCGAGGAATGCGACTCTCTCGACGCGAAAGTGCTCGTCCGCGAGGCTGCGCGGGCGCGCAAGCTTCCGGTGCTGATGGCCACCTCCGACCGCGGCCTGCTCGACGTGGAACGCTTCGACCTCGATCCCGGTCGTCCCATCCTGCACGGCCTGGTCGGTGACATCGACGCGGCGCGGCTGGCGGGTCTGTCGAGCAAGGACAAGGTGCCCCATGTCCTGCGCATCCTCGACGCCCCCCAGTTGTCCGCCCGGATGGCCGCGTCCCTCGTCGAGGTCGGCAAGACCCTCACCACCTGGCCGCAACTGGCGTCCGAGGTCGTCCTCGGCGCGACCGTCGTCGCCGACGCCGTCCGGCGCATCGGCCTCGGCGAACCGTTGGCGTCGGGCCGGGTGCGCATCGACATCGGCAGCACACTCGACGGCATCGACGACCCACTCGACACACCGCCGCGGCCCGCGCCGGTGCTGCACGAACAATCGCAGGCCGCCCCCGCCGACGTGCCCGGCATCATCGCGCACGCCACCTCTCGCGCCCCCTCGGGCGGCAACGTCCAGCCCTGGGACATCAAGGTCGACCGTGACCGGGTCAGCCTGCGGCTGCTGACGCAATACACCTCGGCGATGGATGTCGGCTACCGCGGCAGCGCCGTGGCGCTCGGCGCGGCCGCCTTCAACGCCCGCGTCGCGGCCGCCGCGCACGGGCTGAGGACTCGCGTCGAGTGGTCCCGCGGCGACGAGGGCACGCCGCTGTTCGCGACACTGCCGTTGACCCCCGGCTCGGATCCCGAGTCGGCCGCACTCTACGAGCCCATGCTGCAGCGCGAGACCAACCGGTTGCGCGGCGACGCCGAACCTATCCCGGCCGACGTCTTGCAGGCACTACACACCGCGGCACAGCGCGAAGGCGCCCGCCTGACGGTACTGAGCGATCGTTCCGAAATGGACTCCGCGGCAAGGATTCTCGCCGAAACCGATCGCATCCGGTATTTGACGCCCACGCTGCACCGCCAGATGATCTCGGAGCTGCGCTGGCCAGGAGACCCCGACCCCGACACCGGGATCGACATCACCACGCTCGGTCTCGACGAGACCGACATCGTGGTCCTCGACATCCTGCGTCGCCCCGAGGTGATGGACAAGCTCGCCGATTGGGGCAGCGGATCGGCACTGGGTGACGACACCTACGAGCGCGTGACGTCCAGCTCGGCGCTCGCGGTCGTCTCCATCCGGGGTCGCAGGCTCACCGACTACGCACAGGCGGGCAGCGCGGTCGAAGCCGTGTGGGTCGCCGCGCAGCAGCACGGTGTCTCTGTGCAGCCGGTGTCGCCGGTGTTCCTGTACGCACACAACGACGGCGAACTGCAGGAACTCTCGGCGGGCCACGCGATGAGACTGCGGGACCTGCAGTACGCTTTTCGCCAGGTGACGACGACCGATCGCGACGAATCGCAGGCGTTGGTGCTCAGATTCTTCTTCGCGCCACGCCCGTCGATACGGAGCCGGCGCCGAGCCCTCCAGGGGGTCAGGACGTCGTAA
- the purU gene encoding formyltetrahydrofolate deformylase: MAQEYPKANALPAQDVGRLLLRCADRPGLVAAISGFLTAAGANIVSLDQHSTEQAGGTFIQRTIFHLPGLTAVRDELERSFREQVAGPFEMDFTLTEAAKPKRVALMASREDHCLLDLLWRNRRGELPMSVVMVIANHPDLAEQVRAFGVPFIYVPATKENRAEAEQRLLELLRGNVDLVVLARYMQILTPEFLDAVGCPLINIHHSFLPAFIGAAPYRRAKERGVKLVGATAHYVTEDLDEGPIIEQDVVRVDHRHTVEDLVRLGADVERLVLSRAVLWHCEDRVIRFGNQTVVF, translated from the coding sequence ATGGCGCAGGAGTATCCGAAGGCGAACGCTCTACCGGCTCAGGACGTGGGCCGGTTGTTGCTGCGTTGTGCTGATCGCCCCGGACTGGTGGCGGCGATCAGTGGCTTCCTGACCGCCGCGGGCGCCAACATCGTGTCGCTGGATCAGCACTCCACCGAGCAGGCCGGCGGCACGTTCATCCAGCGCACGATCTTCCATCTGCCCGGGCTCACCGCGGTGCGCGACGAACTCGAACGGTCTTTCCGTGAGCAGGTGGCGGGTCCGTTCGAGATGGACTTCACCCTGACCGAGGCGGCCAAACCCAAGCGGGTGGCCCTCATGGCGTCGCGCGAGGACCACTGCCTTCTGGACCTCCTGTGGCGCAACCGGCGCGGCGAACTGCCCATGTCGGTGGTGATGGTGATCGCCAACCATCCCGATCTGGCCGAGCAGGTGCGCGCGTTCGGGGTGCCGTTCATCTACGTCCCGGCGACCAAGGAGAACCGCGCGGAAGCCGAGCAGCGCCTGCTCGAGTTGTTGCGCGGCAACGTCGATCTCGTGGTGCTGGCGCGTTACATGCAAATCCTCACCCCGGAGTTCCTCGACGCCGTCGGCTGCCCGCTGATCAACATCCACCACTCGTTCCTGCCTGCGTTCATCGGTGCGGCGCCGTACCGGCGCGCCAAGGAGCGCGGCGTCAAACTGGTCGGCGCGACAGCGCATTACGTGACCGAGGATCTCGACGAGGGGCCCATCATCGAGCAGGATGTGGTCCGCGTGGATCACCGGCACACCGTCGAGGATCTCGTTCGCCTCGGCGCCGACGTGGAACGGCTGGTGTTGTCGCGAGCGGTCCTGTGGCACTGTGAAGACCGCGTGATCCGGTTCGGCAATCAGACCGTGGTCTTCTGA
- a CDS encoding MaoC family dehydratase: MKVFDNLDALAAAAGTELGPTDWLEVTQDRVNLFADATEDHQWIHVDPEKAKTGPFGGTIAHGLLTLSLLPHFTHQLYRVDNITMAINYGYNKVRFITPVRVGAKVRARAQISDVAKLDGAVQATMTVTVEIDGSEKPAAVAESIIRFIG; the protein is encoded by the coding sequence GTGAAAGTCTTCGACAATCTTGACGCGCTGGCCGCGGCGGCGGGTACCGAGCTGGGCCCGACCGACTGGCTCGAGGTCACCCAGGACCGGGTGAACCTCTTCGCCGACGCCACCGAGGACCACCAGTGGATCCACGTCGATCCGGAGAAGGCCAAGACCGGTCCGTTCGGCGGCACCATCGCGCACGGCCTGCTCACGCTGTCGCTGCTGCCGCACTTCACGCACCAGCTCTACCGCGTCGACAACATCACCATGGCGATCAACTACGGCTACAACAAGGTTCGGTTCATCACGCCGGTGCGGGTGGGAGCCAAGGTGCGCGCGCGGGCGCAGATCTCCGATGTGGCCAAGCTCGACGGCGCGGTTCAGGCGACCATGACGGTGACCGTCGAGATCGACGGCTCGGAGAAGCCGGCCGCGGTCGCCGAGTCGATCATCCGCTTCATCGGCTGA
- a CDS encoding flavin-containing monooxygenase, which yields MTPALPRTAIIGAGISGLTAGKMLKDYRVPYTTFETSDRIGGNWAFGNPNGHSSAYRSLHIDTSKHRLSFKDFPMPEHYPSFPHHTQIKEYLDAYADAFGLLDHIEFGNGVVHAERGAHGGWVIEDQASARRDFDLLVVANGHHWDPRMPDFPGEFTGEQIHSHHYIDPRTPLDLTGKRILVVGIGNSAADITVELSSRTLQNQVTLSTRSSAWIVPKYLAGQPGDKFFRTTPYLPLSWQRKAVQMIAPMLGTDPTAYGLPAPNHKLFEAHPTQSVELPLRLGSGDVTPKPNVARLSGDTVLFEDGTSDVFDVIIYATGYNITFPFFDRDFISAPDNQIRLYKRMFKPGIDDLVFIGFAQAIPTLFPFVECQSRLLAAYAVGRYALPSTDEMERVIDADQRLHAGHCTDRPRHTQQVDYFYYEHDIRAREMPAGAKRAERRAAGTRTAIVGSVA from the coding sequence ATGACACCAGCGTTGCCGCGAACAGCGATCATCGGAGCAGGCATCAGCGGCCTGACCGCGGGCAAGATGCTCAAGGACTACCGGGTCCCGTACACCACCTTCGAGACCTCGGACCGGATCGGCGGCAACTGGGCGTTCGGCAACCCCAACGGTCACAGCAGCGCGTACCGCTCACTGCACATCGATACCAGCAAGCATCGGTTGTCGTTCAAGGACTTCCCGATGCCCGAGCACTATCCGTCGTTCCCGCACCACACCCAGATCAAGGAGTACCTCGACGCCTACGCCGACGCGTTCGGACTGCTCGACCACATCGAGTTCGGCAACGGCGTCGTGCACGCCGAACGGGGAGCCCACGGCGGCTGGGTGATCGAGGACCAGGCCAGTGCCCGCCGGGACTTCGACCTGCTGGTGGTCGCCAACGGGCACCACTGGGATCCCCGGATGCCGGACTTCCCTGGCGAATTCACCGGCGAGCAGATCCACTCGCACCACTACATCGACCCGAGGACCCCACTGGATCTCACGGGAAAGCGCATCCTCGTCGTGGGCATCGGCAACAGCGCCGCCGACATCACCGTCGAACTCTCGTCGCGCACACTGCAGAACCAGGTCACCCTGTCGACCCGGTCCAGCGCGTGGATCGTGCCGAAATACCTTGCCGGCCAACCGGGGGACAAGTTCTTCCGCACCACGCCGTACCTGCCGCTGTCGTGGCAGCGCAAGGCCGTCCAGATGATCGCGCCGATGCTCGGCACCGACCCGACGGCGTATGGGCTGCCGGCGCCGAACCACAAGCTGTTCGAGGCACACCCGACCCAGTCGGTGGAACTGCCGCTGCGACTCGGCTCGGGCGACGTCACCCCGAAACCCAACGTGGCACGCCTGTCCGGCGACACCGTGCTGTTCGAGGACGGCACCAGCGACGTCTTCGACGTCATCATCTACGCGACCGGCTACAACATCACGTTCCCGTTCTTCGATCGGGATTTCATCAGCGCACCCGACAACCAGATCCGGCTCTACAAGCGCATGTTCAAGCCGGGCATCGACGATCTGGTGTTCATCGGGTTCGCCCAGGCCATCCCCACGCTGTTCCCGTTCGTGGAATGCCAGTCCCGCCTGCTCGCGGCCTACGCCGTGGGGCGCTATGCGCTGCCGTCGACCGACGAGATGGAACGCGTCATCGACGCCGATCAGCGGTTGCACGCCGGACACTGCACCGACCGTCCCCGGCACACCCAGCAGGTCGACTACTTCTACTACGAACACGACATCCGGGCCCGCGAAATGCCCGCCGGGGCGAAGCGCGCCGAACGCCGCGCCGCGGGCACGCGTACGGCGATCGTCGGGAGCGTGGCATGA
- a CDS encoding alpha/beta hydrolase codes for MTYTEFTFHSGGQRCSAWHFPAGSGGSGNPVVVMAHGFGGTKDSGLQPFAERFSAAGLDAVAFDYRGFGASEGEPRQSISVERQLADYDAAIRAAQAMPGVDPRKVVLWGSSFSGSHVLRAAARNTDVAAVIAMTPLTSGLAASRAAVTQRDVATALRWTLKGVKSRVAAAVGGAPTMMPLTAKPGEPGALALDGAYESYLSIAGPTWRNEVDAGVGMELARVRTAAAAKALKCPVLVQIADFDRFVPADSVAKTAVQARAQVHHYACDHFDVWPGHDWFDTAVTDQIAFLRRTLSLR; via the coding sequence ATGACCTACACCGAGTTCACGTTCCATTCCGGCGGGCAGCGCTGCAGCGCCTGGCATTTCCCGGCGGGCAGTGGTGGTTCAGGCAATCCGGTCGTCGTCATGGCCCACGGTTTCGGCGGCACCAAGGATTCCGGCCTGCAGCCGTTCGCCGAGCGGTTCAGCGCGGCAGGCCTCGACGCGGTGGCGTTCGACTACCGGGGCTTCGGCGCCTCCGAAGGTGAACCCCGGCAGAGCATCTCGGTGGAACGCCAGCTCGCCGACTACGACGCGGCGATCCGTGCGGCGCAGGCCATGCCCGGTGTGGACCCGCGCAAGGTGGTGCTGTGGGGCTCGTCGTTCTCGGGCAGCCACGTTCTACGGGCCGCCGCGCGCAACACCGACGTGGCGGCCGTGATCGCCATGACCCCACTGACCAGCGGGCTGGCGGCCAGCCGTGCCGCCGTGACCCAGCGCGACGTCGCCACGGCACTGCGCTGGACGCTCAAAGGGGTGAAGAGCCGCGTCGCGGCGGCCGTGGGTGGCGCGCCGACCATGATGCCGCTGACCGCCAAACCGGGGGAGCCCGGAGCGCTCGCGCTCGACGGCGCCTACGAGAGTTACCTCTCCATCGCCGGACCTACGTGGCGCAACGAGGTCGACGCGGGTGTGGGCATGGAGTTGGCGCGCGTCCGCACGGCCGCGGCCGCCAAGGCCCTCAAATGTCCGGTGCTGGTGCAGATCGCGGACTTCGACCGCTTCGTCCCGGCCGACTCCGTCGCCAAGACCGCCGTGCAGGCCCGCGCCCAGGTGCACCACTACGCGTGTGACCACTTCGACGTGTGGCCCGGCCACGACTGGTTCGACACCGCGGTCACCGATCAGATCGCGTTCCTGCGCCGCACGCTGTCCCTGCGCTGA